From a region of the Microcoleus sp. AS-A8 genome:
- a CDS encoding alpha/beta hydrolase translates to MSQVSSQALNLNVHVKGEGFPILCLHGHPGLGRSMSVFTNHLSQRFQTLAPDLRGYGNSRAQFDFMMTDHLIDLEALLDRFQIDRCLVLGWSLGGILAMELALKLPERVSGMILIATAARPRGSHPPISWEDNLYTGIASLINRVVPGWQWNIDTFGKRSLYRYLIQQHTPQAYEYLAFEAMSAYLQTSAAATRALNIALQSGYNRLPDLEQIQCPCFVMAGAADRHITMESSRETAQHLKDCQWQCYPNTAHLFPWEISQQVIRDIDGWIQINPQVLT, encoded by the coding sequence GTGTCTCAAGTATCTTCTCAAGCTTTAAACCTTAACGTTCACGTCAAAGGCGAAGGATTTCCTATACTTTGTCTGCATGGTCATCCGGGATTGGGTAGGAGTATGTCTGTCTTTACCAATCACCTCTCCCAACGCTTCCAAACTCTTGCTCCCGATTTGCGGGGATACGGCAATAGTCGAGCTCAGTTCGACTTTATGATGACCGATCACTTAATTGACTTGGAAGCTCTTCTAGACCGCTTTCAGATTGACCGTTGCCTGGTACTGGGCTGGTCACTGGGAGGAATTCTCGCCATGGAACTCGCCCTGAAACTCCCCGAACGAGTCAGCGGCATGATTTTGATCGCCACAGCCGCCCGACCGAGAGGGAGTCATCCACCCATTAGCTGGGAGGATAATCTTTACACGGGGATTGCTTCGCTGATCAATCGGGTGGTGCCTGGGTGGCAGTGGAATATTGACACTTTTGGCAAGCGATCGCTTTATCGCTACCTGATCCAACAGCATACTCCTCAGGCTTACGAGTACCTTGCCTTTGAAGCGATGTCAGCCTATTTACAAACCTCAGCCGCTGCCACACGAGCGCTTAACATTGCCTTGCAATCCGGATATAATAGGCTTCCCGACTTAGAGCAAATTCAATGTCCTTGCTTCGTGATGGCTGGGGCAGCAGATAGGCACATCACCATGGAATCGAGCCGCGAGACGGCTCAACATCTTAAGGATTGCCAGTGGCAGTGCTACCCCAATACAGCTCACCTCTTTCCCTGGGAGATTTCTCAGCAGGTAATTAGGGACATTGATGGATGGATTCAAATCAACCCTCAAGTCCTAACCTGA
- a CDS encoding DUF1816 domain-containing protein — MKEVLIKILQFLGLAFWVEIVTDNPGCTYYFGPFFNEKEAVAAQGGYIEDLENEGTQGISVKIRRCKPNNLTIFEEEQGEHPASFLKTVTTFSRQAS; from the coding sequence ATGAAAGAAGTTTTGATCAAGATTCTCCAATTCTTGGGATTGGCTTTTTGGGTTGAAATTGTTACCGACAATCCCGGCTGCACCTACTACTTCGGACCTTTCTTTAACGAGAAAGAAGCTGTGGCAGCCCAGGGCGGATACATTGAAGACTTAGAAAACGAAGGAACTCAAGGCATAAGCGTAAAAATACGGCGCTGCAAACCGAACAACCTAACAATTTTTGAGGAAGAACAGGGGGAGCATCCTGCTAGTTTTCTGAAAACCGTGACTACCTTTAGCAGACAAGCGTCTTAG